One genomic window of Monodelphis domestica isolate mMonDom1 chromosome 1, mMonDom1.pri, whole genome shotgun sequence includes the following:
- the LOC100029506 gene encoding vasculin-like, protein MAQYDFAPAWLTFPTPPLSTKSSLNFEKHSEKFHRAENHYDINHRQYNSSDGFDSCVGHSDGGNFGRKEKNGWCSHARNGTKNINHQGRYHDGNSRSLSTAFHSGKSQGLHESNVLDNETGKNEDKEELKQFEVEDFPPLNPEYERKTNQNKSLAAGVWEYPLNPKSRAPGMLDIKKGSTKDLQISGFPEVGNLHSQQVKNETGTSVYKGLIPKLAIPHRKSTQWKRRTKENKIGTPFPREPIYGIGKFNAFKSTAKNFSVSTNSVKKCNCSKSSSFLDKFNQPHLTKLTQMSTVKKKECLKALKRDRVKKEQKDGSHMGPEKDDDSFNLHNSNNTHHESDINPNSDDNEILQENGKLTSMISQPIIQPSTFPLADVFSSSVEEEHRLLKEMGWQEDSENDETCAPLTEDEMREFQVICEQLQKNGLRKNGILKNSLISDFKFGPWKNSTFKPTFENDDTETSSSDTSDDDDYV, encoded by the coding sequence ATGGCACAGTATGACTTTGCTCCAGCCTGGCTTACTTTTCCTACTCCACCATTGTCAACAAAGTCATCACTGAATTttgaaaaacattctgaaaagttCCACAGGGCAGAGAATCATTATGATATAAATCATAGACAATACAATTCTTCAGATGGCTTTGATTCTTGTGTTGGACATTCTGATGGAGGAAActttggaaggaaagaaaaaaatggatggtGTTCACATGCAAGAAATGGTACTAAAAACATAAATCATCAAGGGAGATACCATGATGGAAATTCCCGTTCTCTTAGCACTGCTTTTCACTCTGGAAAAAGCCAAGGACTGCATGAAAGCAATGTCCTGGACAATGAAACTGGGAAAAATGAAGACAAGGAAGAACTCAAACAATTTGAGGTTGAAGATTTTCCACCTTTAAATCCTGAATATGAGAGAAAGACAAATCAGAATAAATCTTTAGCTGCAGGTGTATGGGAGTATCCTCTGAATCCTAAATCTAGAGCTCCAGGAATGCTGGACATTAAAAAAGGCAGTACAAAAGATTTACAGATATCTGGATTCCCTGAAGTAGGAAATCTTCATTCTCAGCAAGTTAAAAATGAAACTGGTACTAGTGTTTATAAAGGATTAATTCCTAAACTTGCTATTCCACATAGAAAGTCTACACAATGGAAACGCcgaactaaagaaaataaaattggaacTCCCTTCCCTCGTGAGCCTATATATGGCATTGGCAAATTTAATGCCTTCAAATCAACTGCCAAGAATTTTAGTGTATCAACAAATTCAGTTAAGAAGTGTAATTGCTCAAAGTCCTCTTCTTTTCTGGACAAATTTAATCAGCCTCATCTAACCAAACTCACCCAGATGAGTACTGTTAAGAAGAAAGAATGCTTAAAAGCATTGAAAAGGGACAGAGTGAAGAAGGAGCAGAAAGATGGAAGTCACATGGGGCCAGAGAAGGATGATGACTCATTTAATTTGCATAATAGCAACAACACTCACCATGAAAGTGACATAAACCCAAATTCTGATGACAATGAAATTTTGCAGGAGAATGGCAAATTGACCTCTATGATTTCCCAACCGATCATTCAGCCTTCTACCTTTCCACTAGCTGATGTCTTTTCAAGTTCAGTTGAGGAAGAGCATAGGCTATTAAAGGAGATGGGTTGGCAGGAAGACAGTGAAAATGATGAAACATGTGCTCCCTTAACAGAGGATGAGATGAGGGAATTCCAAGTTATTTGTGAACAGTTACAGAAGAATGGCCTTAGAAAAaatggtattttgaaaaatagcctaatctctgacttcaaatttggaCCCTGGAAAAACAGCACTTTCAAACCCACTTTTGAGAATGATGACACAGAGACAAGCAGCAGTGACACAtcagatgatgatgattatgtgTGA